In Planctomycetota bacterium, the sequence CCACGTCCTCCTTCGACGGGCGCGGCTGCTACTCCTTCGGCATCGGCGAACAGCTCGTCTTCCCCGAGGTCAAAGTGGACGACGTCCAGGTCGTCCAGGGCATGGACATCACGGTGTGCACCACGGCGCGAACCGACGAAGAGGCGTCGGCCCTGCTGACGCTCCTGGGCATGCCGTTCAGCAAGAGCTAGAGAGGCATACATGGCTCGCAAGGCCGCCATCAACAAGTGCAAGCGAGTGCCCAAGTTCTCGACCCGGAAAGTCATCCGTTGCGAGCTCTGCGGGCGCGACCGCGGCAACTACCGCAAGTTCCACCTCTGCCGCATCTGCTTTCGCACCCTCGCATTGAAAGGTCACATCCCCGGCGTCCGCAAGGCGAGCTGGTAGCCGCCCAGGCCCGGGGCCACTGGGGCAGATACTGACCATGGTGAACGACCCGATTGCTGACATGCTGACCCGCCTCCGCAACGCGCTCACGGCCCGCAAGGCCGAGGTAGACGTGCCCTGCACGAAGGTCAACCTCGGCATCGCCCGCGTCCTCCGAGACGAGGGCTACATCCAGGATTCCAAGGTTCTGGACGTGGCGCCGGCGCGCATGATCCGGGTCTACCTCAAGTACGGCCCGGACGGCGAGAAGGTGATCACCCGCATCCGCCGCGAGAGCAGGCTCAGCCGGCGCGTCTACCACGGCGTCCGCGAGATCCCGCGCGTGCAGAACGGCCTCGGCATCGCCATCCTCACCACCTCGAAGGGCGTGATGAGCGACCGCGAGTGCCGCCGCAACCGCGTGGGCGGCGAACTCCTCTGCACCGTGGAATGACCGCTACGAAGCTACGGAGGCGACCTCATGTCGCGTATTGGCAGACAACCCGTGCCCTTGGCCAGCGGCGCCAAGGCCACGCTTGGCGAAGGCAAGATCATCGTCAGCGGCCCGCTCGGGCAGCTCGAACAGGCCATT encodes:
- a CDS encoding type Z 30S ribosomal protein S14 — its product is MARKAAINKCKRVPKFSTRKVIRCELCGRDRGNYRKFHLCRICFRTLALKGHIPGVRKASW
- the rpsH gene encoding 30S ribosomal protein S8, which gives rise to MVNDPIADMLTRLRNALTARKAEVDVPCTKVNLGIARVLRDEGYIQDSKVLDVAPARMIRVYLKYGPDGEKVITRIRRESRLSRRVYHGVREIPRVQNGLGIAILTTSKGVMSDRECRRNRVGGELLCTVE